The DNA window GATGACAACAAATTCACTCAAACAAAATCCAAGACCCCATATAAGTTACTTAAGAACACCgacataacaaatattaataataaatgattaaagaCCTCCATGAATGGCTAAGGTAACCATTTATGGAGGCAACGAAAGACTATCACTTGATTGACTCAAAAACAataacctcgctctgatacaatgttaaaataaagagaaaaagattgtattgaattgttattCATAGTTACATACataaattatgtctattatatagacattataattgatatataaggaaactaaataatataatattgatattataacaatttataatgttctgataatatcttacaaatataattttacccGTCTTTAATTTCATCATCAACCCACAAACAAATTGACGCACTTTGTCAATATATTTGGACTTTTGATTAACTCTTGGGAAAACACCAATAGCACAAGAACTATGACTCAATTTGTAAACCAAAATAAATGGATGGCTTAGAATTTCAATTGCATAAACACCATAACTTCATCCTCCTTTCAAAGGTTATTGGATAAACCTTCACAACTATGAAAGAGATGGATCCCTCCATCATTGATAGATCATCTTTAACGTAAATACTTGTAAGACCaatcaaaacaataaatctTTCAAAAATGTCACAAAGTAACCCCAAAAAAAgcattaaagataaaaatcatcaatgagatttgtttcaaaattggAAACAGAACAAAAATATACATTTGGACGGAACACTGGATTCACTTTTCGGATAATCCTTTAGTCTCAATCTTGGTCACAAAAAATCTGAACAACTTTCTCAATCCAAATGTTCCTTTCATTTGGGGGACTCTTCTTATGATAATTTTTCAGAAAAATGATACTAACAAATTCAACATCAACCAGAACAATATCAattgaaacaattttaaaaaaaactaattaagattTGCAAAAATATCTTATTCTTGTATCGTGAATTCTTTAATGGGCTCTGTTTATaaccgaaaattttaattaatcaactaaGTATCTCAAATGGAAAGAATGGTTCATTATCTAACAAATatcacaaatttattaattttcaacatttaaacaaaattcaaattttaaattaagcaaaaatatattaaaaaaagaaaatttaatacttttttatataaactttctgTCAActctatatttattaatattaatttaaattataatatgaacaaataagttttaaataaatatattatagagttgaacttatttaaattaatatattctaaaGTTGATAAATTAGTATATTTGTCAACTCTATGTATaaactcatttaaattaatatttattatatattctagAGTTGAcagaaagtttatataaaaaatattaatttagagttgaacttattttatatttttgctTAGAGTTGaagttatttaataatcaaCTTAGAGTTGAACTTATTCAAATTATTGGAACTTAGAGTTGAgcttatttaataatcaaacttatttaaattagtggaatattatatttttttatttaaaacttatttgttACTCTAAGCAAAACTCTAAGtgacaaaatcaaatatatatagaacaaataagttttaaataaatttatcactaattttaaaagttatcacgaattaaatgtatatatatatatattttttattcaaaaaaatattcttattttattataacttattcaatattaaatttaataatattttttataaaataatataatttgtttttattaataataaaattataaattgaaataataaattatcaactatttaaaacatatcaaaatatcatgttaaataatttaactatttttttatttaataattgattattatGTTTTGTATGATTAAATTCAACAAtgtaaaatcataataatattcaaaatattaatatggcattttgtgtattttgtattaatgttttaaaattattaattatttctataactatatataaaaataaatttataaaatataataaattcattatatatattcaaacattacaataaaaataattaattaatttagtattatattttgacattttttaaatattaactatttaatttataattactgtacatttttacaattataattgttaaataaaaataatacctaatattattatttaataaaaataattatattattttaaacctaAAATAGTATTGAATAAAAcagatgaaataaaaataaatttaaaaatataaatttaactaattattttaattttaatatatttaaaaactactCATTTATTCGAACAACAAAatcattacttatttattttaaaaatcgatcggaattttatgataaaagaataataaaaaatgtccATTTGTTTATGGACATAAATGTGTCCCAGATTCGTACATAAACGGTATAGTCAATAAATCATGATGTTATGTCTCTCTTTCTTTATCATAATGATCTATTTATTTCTCTATCTACTCATTTGGACTTATTGACACTatcttcataaataattaatggtACATATTATGGATTAAGATAGTTAAAATCTCTAtctttagaattttaaaaagaattaatcaGTTAAATTAAGTGTAATTTTTATTTGCCACTAATTTAgtagaattaaaatttttatcagTTTTTTCACAGAAACTTTTATATTAGCAGTTAGTCTTCATATTTCAAAATCTCTGTCGGCCGGTCAACAATTTTGTTCGGATATAAGATGtgattaataagtttaatggttattatatatatatatatatatattacaataaattactaaaacaaaaactaattgataaatattattctaaataaaattttaataaattaaattatttttttttctaaatcattaaaatatataatattaatttaacttaaaagaaaatcatgtttgtacttttatcatttatttatatattttagtaattaaattatttaaatagttaattaattttaaattattttattttattttttaaaaatattttaaaataataaatatatttagttatttcattcaaataacttaaattataaaatatttataattaaacatatttttaagtataaactaaaatttatttttacatcaTTTTGTAggtttaagtttataatttcaatttttttctcttattattattttttaattatttttataaatattctatCTCCTCTTtctattttgtataatttttatagaatttaatttaattataaataattatatatatatatatatatatatattaatttaatcaattatgtaaaattattataataataataataaaacatatatttaaatgataaatttaaatttttatacctcttcacattatttttatttattatttttaaaaataattaattataattctatagataacatataataataaaaaataaaaaactaccACCGTAGTTACTAACTTACTACCCACAATAAGAagattacaaatattatatatttttgattttataatggTTAAAATTAATTGGAGAATGagtttttaactatttatttttaatttatttttttttattatattattataaatttaaccattaaatctattaattcattaattaatatattactttatttttattaaatttaaattttaaatacataaaattattttaataattaaatacaaataacatattcttttaaattattaaacaaaatctaaaaaaacaaacactAAACAAacttttagatataatttagttttataagatttatttatttacttattttaattaaattttaaaattatatattaataaaacttataatttattaattatttaaaatgaagttatatatatatatatatatatatatatatatatatatatatatatatatatatatatatatatatatatagggctagtttgattcagcttattcaACTTATTCGTAtgatatcatttatttattcattaaatttagaTAGAGCTTATAcgtctaatttatttattttttatatttataatattatttactaataaatattatatatatataaatatataatgatatatatatattaatttaattttaaatattagtaaataatttaaattaaaaaaattgtacatttgaaaataaattatattaatatattaatttttataaattattgttaatatatgattttaaatattaataaatgacttaaattaaaaaaaataatatattttaaaataaatgttataaatatattattttttataaatatataatttgaaatatatttaatataaatatgatataatatatatatatatatatttaataatattaatatcaatttctttattcatattataaattaattaaactaaaaattagtttattttaaaataaatatattattttttataaattttattaatatatattttttaaatttaattaaacgtaattgatttttttagtaCGTtgttcataaacaaattttttttctattcatatttctatttctaattttttcaaaaaaatatttagatattaagaaaatatatttaaatctatgttttattattttaataatttatataaatatataaaaaaatattaaaaataaatataataaatgagagaatgaataaaattattagaatgaaattatatagattaaaaaaaagaaaaaaaaattaaatatatgagggagaataaataaaaaaaatatttaaaaggatAGAGAGAAAAAACAAGAGATTATAAGTTTTAACTCCcagaaagaaaaaattgaatttaaacgcaaaatttgtgtttgattataattttttgcatAAACTTATTACGCAAAATTACTGTAACAGCTTATTATACGACACCAAAAACGGTTTATAATCGTCGAAACAATAAAAAccaataataactaattaagttagaataaaagtttaataaaccTACCCAACTTTactttatgataaaaataaactaaatatagtAATTTAAGAATAAACTAACTTTAACTTTAGTTAGTATAAGTTAAATCAAACTTATTCCTTAAGTTGACAATGATAATGTCTTGTTTCATATGTTTTGTACTATGATCAAAAGATTTCAAATGATTTATCCTTTATtctattcttattaattaattaatttaagtaaatgatgaatctaaattataattttggatGAAAATCATTTGTGGGTCCACCTAATCTtgtttgtttttccttttaacCTTTTCTCTCCTCATAGAACCGTCCACGTATTTCTTTGCATCTCCTTGTTTACATCTACTTTTCATATTCCagttcatcatcatcttctcttTCTAGAAAATGGCGTCGTCAAAACAATCATACAGAGTCTTCTGCTGTTTCCGTCGCCGATTTATCGTCGCAGCGGCAGAAGCTCCGGCAGATATAAAGGCTTTGTTCAATCAGTACTCAGAAAATGGAGTTATGACTGTCGGTCATCTTCACAGGTTCTTAATTGAGGTTCAGAAAGAAGAAAACGCTACAGAAGTGAAAGCGCAAGCTATAATTGATGGTCTACACACGATCAAACATCTCAATCTTTTTCATAAAGGAGGgattcatcttgatgctttcttTAAATACTTATTTGGGGATGAAAATCTTCCTCTAACTCCTCTTGGGGTACTAGATCTGTTCACGCCTTTGTTTATTCATGATGTGGATAAAACCTGAtttcattttgttatttattgcAGATTCATCATGATATGACTGCTCCATTgtctcattattttatatttactggGCATAATTCATACCTAACTGGGAATCAGCTGAGTAGTGATTGTAGTGATATTCCAATTATTAAAGCACTTCAAAAAGGGGTGAAAGTTATTGAATTGGATATATGGCCTAACAATGCAAAGGATGATATTGAAGTTCTTCATGGAAGGTAAGGATAATCTAGATCTTGATCTAGAAAACAgttttgttatgatttttttcttctttaaataTGATCTGCACTAGTTTTCCAAAAAGGTATGAATAGAGGCATTTAAGGAAATCATAGAAATAAATGTATTAGTTATTTCAGATTCATTTCCATGATCCCCACTTAAATCAGGGTGAATGTGCATTTGAGTCTCAGGCTTTAGATACAAGATCCCATATGAATCAATAACTTGatgcaataaaataaaataggattTTGGGTGTTtacaaatgaaaatgaaattgggGATTCTTCCTTTGACTTTAGAGTTATGGTGTTTGTAGGACACTTACCACGCCGGTTCCATTAATCAAATGTTTGAGATCCATTAAAGAATTTGCCTTCTTTGCTTCGGAATATCCTGTTGTGATAACATTAGAAGATCACCTTACTCCTGATCTTCAAGCTAAAGCTGCCGAGGtatgtataaataaatgaatgttcTTATATTTCAAGGTTTTGATCTTTTAATCTAACtgataaagaaaaacaaaatctatAAATGTAGATGATCAGTCAAACTTTTGGAGACATCCTGTTTGCTCCTGGTCCAGAATGCTTAAAGGACTTCCCTTCACCAGAATCACTGAAAGGGCGAGTCATGATATCAACCAAACCTCCAAAAGAATACCTTCAGGCTAAAGTGGTTAAGGAGAAAGTGGATAACAACTCACAGAAACCAGCCACTAATGAGACATGGGGAAGGGAAGTTTCGGGTCTAAACTCTGGTATAGTTGGAGATAATAAGGTATACCCCACCCCTTTTGGTATATTTGTTTCACTTTATGTTTGGATGTGTATAATTAGAATTAAAACTTGAATCagaattctaattctaattttttttattcgagAGAAGGAATTATACTTTCGATTCCATTGTAATTATAATTGCAATTCCTTATTTTAAGTCATGAAACAAATAAAGGATTTGAAAGACCCCCAACTCCAATTCCACTTTAACCAAACATAGCCCTTAAGCAATTTGAAGTATCTCAACAAAGAAGCTACGTTTTATAGGATGATTTGCAAGACGAGGACGAGAACGGagatgaagaggaagaagaagaagaggatgatgatAATGAAACCAAGTCTAAACATATTCTAGCACCTGAGTACAAGCGCTTGATTGCTATTCATGCTGGTAAAGGTAAAGGTGGATTAAGTGATTGGCTCAAAGTATACCTTGATAAAGTTAAACGCCTTAGCTTAAGCGAACAAGAGCTCAGAAAGGCTGTAATAACTCATGGAAAAGAGATTGTCAGGTAATAATATCTTGATGATAgcatttgtgattttttttatactaaaagTGTTCAAATTTCTGATGTTTTTCTGTAGGTTTACGCAGCGGAATCTGTTGAGAGTGTATCCAAAAGGCATACGGTTCGACTCATCCAACTATAATCCTCTGATTGCATGGATGCATGGAGCACAAATGGTTGCATTTAATATGCAGGCAAGATATGGTTCTCTTTATTCATGTCCACTGAATAggaaaaagaataattatttaggtAGGCAgtataaatattcaaactaaaagctctttttcttttttgactATGAATCTCTATTGTTttctttaactttttaattaggACAATGGAATAGAAGTAAAAATAGAAGGCAACTAAGCCTTGTATGATGTTGGTTACTAGGATAAAATCTTAGATCCCACAACCAATCATCAATTCTTCCTTCAAATCATTGATAAGATatcaaaaatacatattttgatcatttagcCCAAATAACCCCCTTATTCATGAAACAAGATTTTTCATCCCAAAAAAACCCATATTATATGAGATAATTGGGCTCTTTATGTATTCCCTTTGAATTGTTTGTGAAAAAACAAGAAGGgtagttttatattatataaaaataaaattaagaagaagaatgtttttattgataaatttgatCGATGATGGGATAAGTTTTATTTTAGAGCCATAAGATTCTGATACTGTGAATATGTTGTAGCCATGGCAATCCACATGATTATGTTtcctttttaatataatttccaATTGATAGTTTAAAGATGTTCTTCACAGGGATATGGACGATCCTTGTGGATAATGCACGGAATGTTCAAAGCCAATGGTGGTTGTGGATATGTAAAGAAACCAGAGTTTCTGTTGAATGCAAATTCGAACCACGAGATCTTTGATCCCAAAGTTCAACTGCCAGTCAAAACAACCTTAAAGgtaatacatttaatttactTCACGCTTTACCCCTAGAGTTAGTTAATTCTGTTTGTGCTAACTTCTGTTCCCTTATTACCCACCAGGTGTCTGTTTACATGGGCGAAGGATGGTATTTTGATTTTAAGCACACCCATTTTGATGCTTATTCACCGCCAGATTTTTATGCAAGGGTTAGTTAAAACTCtctttgaaccgatattttctGTACAAGCATCCGTTAAACAGAAATGTTAATCTCGTTATGCAGGTAGGAATTGCAGGGGTGCCTGGTGACACAGTGATGAAGAAGACTAAAACTATAGAAGACAGTTGGGTACCTGTTTGGGACGAGCATTTTGAATTTGCATTAACTGTTCCAGAACTAGCTTTGCTTCGGATTGAAGTTCACGAGTATGATATGTCGGAAAAGGATGATTTTGGTGGCCAAACAGTTCTTCCCATATCGGAGCTGAGAAGTGGTTTACGAGCTATTCCCCTTCATGACCAAAAGGGGGAGAAATATAAATCTGTAAAGCTTCTTATGAGGtttgaatttgtttaataaattcaaatcaaCAATATTCTTGACTATTTGTTCCTTTTTATGTATGGGCTCTTGTGGtttttgtgtttcttttattTGTGTGTAAAGTGATGATGTTTGTATATTTATCTGCAGAGGAGTAAGTAAAATGAGTGTTTTGTCCATTGTTTTGCTATGGTTATCTGATTATTAGTATGTTTTGTATTTTGCATtgccatatatataatataatattattagaattatcACCAACATAAATGAgacaaaaaaatacatgtttttgTTATGAAATTCTTAAAGTTTATTTCACAAAAAAGGGAGGAAAATATTGTtgcaatattttaaactttgagGAAGACAGtcaaaattaagattttatttaagataGTTATTCATTTATAAACTCTTGAAATTGAGTTTACTTGAagatataagattatttaatataaacttaattataaattaaattttattcccACAAGTCAAATTTTGATAGATTTAAttgcatattaaaaataatcattaattgCATCAATAAATTATCAACATCACACATATTAgcaatataaatcaaataaccTAAAAAATAACTTGAAGAATATAGGACAATCCTCCTTGGTAGTAATGACTTATTTCAcaacttaatatattatattacaagTGTGAATTGAGccctgatttttattttttttaaatactaatttttctcatttaaactattttatcctaaataaaaattaaagtaaggCAATAATCAGAGAATCACAAATTCATGAATCAATTACATTGGTCAGGACAACTCATTCAAAAATCAtgaaattgatattaatttatcatatactatactaaatcaaaaaaaaaaatcccagCAACTCTGTCATGATATTAGCCAATAAAGTTCAAAATTATGCAACTAATATGCaaccaaaattaaatttcttcAATATGTATCCACccacattatttattaattaatatgagttGGATGGGGGTATTGGTTGGgtagaatattaaattttgttttctttcaataaatttaatttaagtgaTTATAtcttaatacatttttttgtccatttaatatttttttttatcaatttgaaTGGACTAATTCATACCCAAATTCAATCTACAGAACTCACATCTCTTTATTAATATTGGTTGgtaattcatattaaattttgttttttaacaattaaatttatttaacttatttttaggtgtttataattttaataagtttttaaccatttcatttattaacatatttttgatccatttaatatatatatatatttttttactggATTAACATATTTGGACTCATTTAACATGTGTTTTTAAtcgattaaaatatttttactcatttaacacgttttttaaatttgattaatgcgttttatataccaaatttgaaaaataaattctaaaataaatgattagttaaaagtataaaatctaaaaaaaaaaatcacatttatttttaattataatcatattaatataaacaaatttattttattttaacttttttaaatttgtttttataattacaatttcttttaatttaatctgattaatattataattaaaataaaaactttaaaatatttttatcaaccaaaattattaaagtattatttttataattatcctTATATagtaaaacttaaaaaatggattaaatacaaatattttatcacctaaataattaaagaactaattttaaatcttggttttaaatttatttgttcctttataaattttataaaaaatccaatataatcaaatattattcaccactcattaattacattaatcaaaatattaaactatttcttatttaaattattttttatcattatatagaaatacatttaaatatttttactaaaacaaTATACTAGATTAAAATATTTgcttttaaataatctaaattttgTACTAAAACAATGTACTagattaaaacaatttttttataaataatctaaaatttattacaataaaCATATCAACCACAAAAGTTTGTATTTTGAGAATAATCATTgggatataataattttttaattttaattttagaccTGGAATATTAATAGCAGCAGAAtcaattttagattaaaattttgaatcaaataaaagttCTGAAGCATCTACACCGTAAGCCTACTTACATGGGATAAAATTGTAGATATAGCATAATAGTGTATATAGtaaattataatgtttgttttgttgGTTAATATTTATAACTACAGTAATAtgtaagtataaattatacattaaacTGGGTATAATATAATACCTACTCAAAGTAGttacaaaaatgtattaacttttctaaaatttaatatttcttttttaccctttaattttaaaatttataatttctttattatattttaaatataataataaaaattaattataattaaatatttatatatatttaaatgggtttgattttataatttaaataataataataaatactaaattacttattt is part of the Impatiens glandulifera chromosome 1, dImpGla2.1, whole genome shotgun sequence genome and encodes:
- the LOC124919788 gene encoding phosphoinositide phospholipase C 2-like; translated protein: MASSKQSYRVFCCFRRRFIVAAAEAPADIKALFNQYSENGVMTVGHLHRFLIEVQKEENATEVKAQAIIDGLHTIKHLNLFHKGGIHLDAFFKYLFGDENLPLTPLGIHHDMTAPLSHYFIFTGHNSYLTGNQLSSDCSDIPIIKALQKGVKVIELDIWPNNAKDDIEVLHGRTLTTPVPLIKCLRSIKEFAFFASEYPVVITLEDHLTPDLQAKAAEMISQTFGDILFAPGPECLKDFPSPESLKGRVMISTKPPKEYLQAKVVKEKVDNNSQKPATNETWGREVSGLNSGIVGDNKDDLQDEDENGDEEEEEEEDDDNETKSKHILAPEYKRLIAIHAGKGKGGLSDWLKVYLDKVKRLSLSEQELRKAVITHGKEIVRFTQRNLLRVYPKGIRFDSSNYNPLIAWMHGAQMVAFNMQGYGRSLWIMHGMFKANGGCGYVKKPEFLLNANSNHEIFDPKVQLPVKTTLKVSVYMGEGWYFDFKHTHFDAYSPPDFYARVGIAGVPGDTVMKKTKTIEDSWVPVWDEHFEFALTVPELALLRIEVHEYDMSEKDDFGGQTVLPISELRSGLRAIPLHDQKGEKYKSVKLLMRFEFV